A region from the Janthinobacterium agaricidamnosum genome encodes:
- a CDS encoding PepSY-associated TM helix domain-containing protein: MPSLQMRPALAALHRYAGLLMAGFLIVAGVTGSALAWKDELEAALLPAVFRAAPPTPRAAPLDALLLRESVAARFPQAQVSYAPLSAPTGRSMQFYLRPGDESPLASDEVFVDPYTGALLGQRKWGEIGQGAINLLPFIERLHYALALGDTGLLIFGLIAIIWTIDCFIGAALTFPARLKKRSPGSKPWLLRWRPSWLLRRHGGTYKLVFDLHRAGGLWLWAMLLVFAWSGVAFNLYGAYAAVMHPLFPHQPAEEVVARHTPSPGPRLDWPAARAQGRSLMAQLARSGHFAILEENALAYERALGVYSYSVRSSRDVREHKGLTTVFFDAASGRQLAAWLPTGAASGDTIRSWISALHMASMWGWPFKLFICAMGVLVAGLSVTGVLIWRRKRQGQARARALSH; encoded by the coding sequence ATGCCATCGCTGCAAATGCGCCCTGCATTGGCGGCGCTGCACCGCTACGCCGGCCTGCTGATGGCCGGCTTCCTCATCGTGGCCGGCGTCACGGGCAGCGCGCTCGCGTGGAAGGATGAACTGGAGGCGGCCCTGCTGCCTGCCGTCTTCCGCGCGGCGCCGCCAACGCCGCGCGCCGCGCCGCTCGACGCCCTGCTGCTGCGCGAGTCCGTCGCCGCCCGCTTCCCGCAGGCGCAGGTCAGCTACGCGCCGCTGTCCGCGCCAACAGGCCGCAGCATGCAGTTCTACCTGCGCCCGGGCGACGAATCACCGCTGGCCAGCGACGAAGTGTTTGTCGATCCGTACACGGGGGCGCTACTGGGCCAGCGAAAATGGGGCGAGATCGGCCAGGGCGCCATCAACCTGCTGCCCTTCATCGAGCGCCTGCACTATGCGCTGGCGCTGGGCGACACGGGCTTGCTGATTTTCGGCCTGATCGCCATCATCTGGACCATCGACTGCTTCATCGGCGCCGCCCTGACCTTCCCCGCACGCCTGAAAAAACGCTCGCCGGGCAGCAAGCCGTGGCTGCTGCGCTGGCGCCCGTCGTGGCTGCTGCGCCGCCATGGCGGCACTTATAAACTGGTGTTCGACCTGCACCGCGCGGGCGGCCTGTGGCTGTGGGCCATGCTGCTGGTCTTCGCCTGGAGCGGCGTCGCCTTCAACCTGTACGGCGCGTATGCGGCCGTGATGCATCCGCTATTTCCCCATCAGCCAGCCGAGGAAGTGGTGGCGCGGCACACGCCGTCGCCGGGGCCGCGGCTGGACTGGCCTGCCGCCCGCGCGCAGGGCCGCAGCCTGATGGCGCAGCTGGCGCGCAGCGGGCACTTTGCCATCCTCGAGGAAAATGCGCTGGCCTACGAGCGCGCGCTGGGCGTCTACAGCTACAGCGTGCGCAGCAGCCGCGACGTGCGCGAACACAAGGGCCTGACCACCGTCTTTTTCGATGCGGCCAGCGGCCGGCAGCTGGCCGCCTGGCTGCCCACGGGCGCGGCCAGCGGCGACACCATCCGCAGCTGGATCAGCGCCCTGCACATGGCCTCGATGTGGGGCTGGCCCTTCAAACTGTTCATCTGCGCCATGGGCGTGCTGGTGGCGGGCCTGAGCGTGACGGGGGTGCTGATCTGGCGGCGCAAGCGCCAGGGGCAAGCCAGGGCCAGGGCGCTAAGCCATTAA
- a CDS encoding RNA 2'-phosphotransferase: MTDHLVNTSKFLALILRHSPEKIGLALDAQGWADIGQLLAHAAQHGRHISREQLDEVVARDSKTRYAISDDGLRIRANQGHSLAAVDIALPPATPPAMLYHGTASRFVEAIRAGGLLPGSRNHVHLSSSRETAVAVGARHGKPVVLTVDVAAMQAQGHVFYVSDNGVWLTQAVPRAFIGFP; this comes from the coding sequence ATGACCGATCACCTAGTAAATACCAGTAAATTCCTTGCCCTCATACTGCGCCACTCTCCCGAAAAAATCGGCCTCGCGCTCGATGCCCAGGGCTGGGCCGATATCGGTCAGCTGCTGGCGCACGCTGCCCAGCATGGGCGACATATTTCCCGCGAACAATTGGATGAGGTGGTGGCGCGCGACAGCAAGACGCGCTACGCCATCAGCGATGACGGCTTGCGCATCCGCGCCAACCAGGGGCATTCCTTGGCCGCCGTCGACATCGCACTGCCGCCCGCCACGCCGCCCGCCATGCTGTACCACGGCACGGCCAGCCGTTTCGTGGAAGCGATTCGCGCCGGCGGCCTGCTGCCGGGATCGCGCAATCACGTGCACCTGTCGTCCAGCCGCGAAACGGCCGTGGCCGTGGGTGCGCGCCACGGCAAGCCCGTCGTGCTGACGGTCGATGTGGCCGCCATGCAGGCGCAGGGCCACGTGTTTTATGTGTCGGACAACGGCGTGTGGCTGACGCAGGCCGTGCCGCGGGCGTTCATCGGTTTTCCCTGA
- a CDS encoding TonB-dependent receptor yields MRLIKRKQLAACALLLLAGAGKAAAPEAASPMDASRTVRVTGHYDNAVGTSDAASQGVITNELIVNRPALRTGELLEFVPGLIVTQHSGDGKANQYFLRGFNLDHGTDFATYVDGMPVNMRTHAHGQGYSDLNFLIPELVQRIDYKKGPYFAGEGDFGSAGAARIRLADRLPQGQASVSVGQHGYVRAVVADSLDAGPGTLLYGLEVNRNNGPWDVPERVRKVSGVLRYSQGTPDDGFSVTAMAYKNSWNATDQVPLRAVESGQIGRFGSLAPSDGGDTSRASLSYAMRRRTENRVFEFDAYLIRSQLELNSDFTYFLADPAAGDQFQQSERRTVAGVNTSESWTTELAGFSMRNKLGVQARYDRVSPVGLYSTVDRVRQATVREDRVREASVGLYGENTTQWLQWLRSVAGVRYDTYRFNVASSIAGNSGTAQDHVVSPKLSVILGPWSQTEFFVNYGKGFHSNDARGTTQTRLPDGTPSAPVTPLVPTRGLELGARTEWLPGLQSSLALWRLDLASELLFVGDAGETQPSRASRRHGIEWNNHYVAAPWLLFDLDLAVSRSRYTQNDAAGNHIPGAIGKVASFGVTVTDRGPWSGALQLRYFGPRPLIEDNSVRSTSTTLAYARLAYQLNRKTRLSLDVFNLFNKRASDIDYYYASRLPGEGADGVNDRHFHPVEPRSARLTLSYAF; encoded by the coding sequence ATGCGGTTGATAAAACGCAAACAGCTGGCAGCTTGTGCCTTGTTGCTGCTGGCCGGCGCCGGCAAGGCGGCTGCGCCGGAGGCCGCATCGCCCATGGATGCGTCGCGCACCGTGCGCGTGACGGGCCACTACGACAACGCCGTCGGCACCTCGGATGCGGCCAGCCAGGGCGTCATCACCAATGAGCTGATCGTCAACCGTCCCGCTTTGCGCACGGGCGAATTGCTGGAATTCGTGCCGGGCCTGATCGTCACCCAGCACAGCGGCGACGGCAAGGCCAACCAGTATTTCTTGCGCGGTTTTAACCTCGACCATGGCACGGATTTCGCCACGTACGTCGACGGCATGCCCGTCAACATGCGCACGCATGCGCATGGCCAGGGCTATTCCGACCTCAATTTCCTCATTCCCGAGCTGGTGCAGCGCATCGATTACAAGAAGGGGCCGTATTTCGCGGGCGAAGGCGATTTCGGCTCGGCGGGCGCGGCGCGCATCCGCCTGGCCGACAGATTGCCGCAAGGCCAGGCCAGCGTGTCCGTGGGCCAGCATGGTTATGTGCGCGCCGTCGTGGCCGATTCCCTTGATGCGGGACCAGGCACCTTGCTTTACGGCCTGGAGGTGAACCGCAACAATGGCCCCTGGGACGTGCCGGAGCGCGTGCGCAAGGTCAGCGGCGTGCTGCGCTACAGCCAGGGCACGCCGGACGACGGCTTCAGCGTGACGGCCATGGCCTACAAGAACAGCTGGAACGCCACGGACCAGGTGCCGCTGCGCGCCGTGGAGTCCGGCCAGATCGGCCGTTTTGGCTCGCTCGCGCCCAGCGACGGCGGCGACACCTCGCGCGCCAGCCTGTCGTATGCGATGCGCCGGCGCACGGAAAACCGGGTGTTCGAGTTTGACGCGTACCTGATCCGCTCGCAGCTGGAACTCAACAGTGACTTCACCTATTTCCTGGCCGACCCGGCCGCCGGCGACCAGTTCCAGCAAAGCGAGCGGCGCACGGTGGCCGGTGTCAACACGAGCGAAAGCTGGACCACGGAGCTGGCGGGGTTTTCCATGCGCAACAAGCTCGGCGTGCAGGCCCGTTATGACCGGGTGTCGCCGGTGGGCCTGTACAGCACGGTGGACAGAGTGCGGCAAGCCACGGTGCGCGAAGACCGGGTGCGCGAGGCCAGCGTCGGCCTGTACGGCGAAAACACGACCCAGTGGCTGCAGTGGCTGCGTTCCGTGGCGGGCGTGCGCTACGACACCTACCGTTTCAATGTGGCCAGCAGCATCGCCGGCAACAGCGGTACGGCGCAGGACCACGTGGTGTCGCCGAAACTGTCCGTGATCCTGGGGCCGTGGAGCCAGACGGAATTCTTCGTGAACTACGGCAAGGGTTTCCATAGCAACGATGCGCGGGGCACGACGCAGACGCGCTTGCCCGATGGCACGCCTTCGGCTCCCGTGACGCCCCTCGTGCCGACCAGGGGCCTGGAACTGGGCGCGCGCACGGAATGGCTGCCGGGCCTGCAAAGCTCGCTGGCCCTGTGGCGCCTCGATCTGGCGTCGGAACTGCTGTTCGTGGGCGATGCTGGCGAAACGCAGCCGAGCCGTGCCAGCCGCCGCCACGGCATCGAGTGGAACAACCATTATGTTGCCGCGCCGTGGCTGCTGTTCGACCTGGACCTGGCAGTCTCGCGCTCGCGCTACACGCAAAACGATGCGGCCGGCAACCATATTCCGGGCGCGATCGGCAAGGTGGCGTCGTTCGGCGTGACGGTGACGGACCGGGGGCCATGGTCGGGCGCCTTGCAGCTGCGCTATTTCGGCCCCCGTCCCCTGATCGAGGACAACAGCGTGCGCTCGACCTCGACGACCCTGGCGTATGCGCGCCTCGCTTACCAGCTCAACCGCAAGACGCGGCTGTCGCTCGACGTCTTCAATCTGTTCAACAAGCGCGCCAGCGACATCGATTACTACTATGCGTCACGGCTGCCCGGCGAGGGGGCGGACGGCGTGAATGACCGGCACTTTCATCCCGTCGAACCCCGGTCCGCGCGCTTGACCTTGTCGTATGCGTTCTGA
- a CDS encoding response regulator, with product MDLSDSSGKASKSVTAAVRKRDVLPYILLFILLAGLLAVLAGALLPPYYHAVPALLWSLGFCVSGMLLGFLFGIPRSLPSGTVNAAPPDEQANGKGRSTDEPPPASADAATGNPSNTLFLGTPTPMEINSNLVEVSDWLTKIIVGVGLIELKSLPGSARSMAAFIAPSLATDTPTAMAVVGGIMLFFSVHGFLIGYLLTRIYLSIMIKRADSLVKNESVRLESGKEIEVTELSRLQQKSLDDMQEAVTQLLLAHPPDGAAAVTALAAAPTAQRPVSLVLWLDDHPRNNTLLMEQLERENIKVDQAVSTRQALVMLQQKHYALFITDMARVENGRRVKDAGVRTVREVRQAQPALPIIVYCNKDTLASYGTEAQAAGARFITTSGTSLLASVNKLIHEQRGNEAQPPSQA from the coding sequence GTGGACCTGAGCGACAGCAGCGGCAAGGCGAGCAAAAGCGTCACAGCGGCCGTGCGCAAGCGCGACGTGCTGCCGTACATCCTGCTGTTCATCTTGCTGGCCGGGCTGCTGGCCGTGCTGGCGGGCGCCCTGCTGCCGCCCTACTACCACGCCGTGCCGGCCCTGCTGTGGAGCCTGGGCTTTTGCGTCAGCGGCATGCTGCTAGGGTTTTTATTCGGCATACCGCGCAGTCTGCCCTCGGGCACCGTCAACGCCGCCCCGCCCGACGAGCAGGCTAATGGCAAGGGCCGTTCCACGGACGAGCCTCCCCCGGCAAGCGCGGACGCGGCAACCGGCAACCCCAGCAATACCCTGTTTCTGGGCACGCCCACGCCCATGGAAATCAATTCGAATCTGGTGGAAGTGTCGGACTGGCTGACGAAAATCATCGTCGGCGTGGGTTTGATCGAGCTCAAAAGCCTGCCTGGCAGCGCGCGCAGCATGGCCGCCTTTATCGCGCCCAGCCTGGCCACGGACACGCCCACGGCCATGGCGGTAGTGGGCGGCATCATGCTGTTCTTTTCCGTGCACGGCTTTTTGATCGGCTATTTGCTCACGCGCATTTACCTGTCCATCATGATCAAGCGCGCCGACAGCCTCGTCAAAAACGAATCCGTGCGCCTGGAAAGCGGCAAGGAAATCGAAGTGACGGAACTGAGCCGTTTGCAGCAAAAGTCGCTCGACGACATGCAGGAAGCCGTCACGCAGTTGCTGCTGGCCCATCCCCCCGATGGCGCCGCCGCCGTCACGGCCCTGGCCGCCGCGCCGACGGCGCAACGGCCGGTCAGCCTCGTGCTGTGGCTGGACGACCACCCGCGCAACAATACCTTGCTGATGGAGCAGCTGGAGCGGGAAAACATCAAGGTGGACCAGGCCGTGTCGACGCGGCAGGCGCTGGTCATGCTGCAACAGAAGCACTACGCGCTGTTCATCACGGACATGGCCAGGGTGGAAAACGGCCGCCGGGTCAAGGATGCGGGCGTGCGCACGGTGCGCGAAGTGCGGCAGGCGCAGCCCGCATTACCGATCATCGTCTATTGCAACAAGGATACGTTGGCAAGCTATGGCACGGAAGCGCAGGCGGCGGGTGCCCGTTTCATCACCACCTCGGGCACCAGCCTGCTGGCCAGCGTCAACAAGCTCATACATGAACAACGCGGAAATGAGGCTCAGCCGCCGTCGCAGGCGTAG
- a CDS encoding immunity 22 family protein: MTSNLPMVHVFTCSGRFPSWEALQAYLAPAYTEDGDAVPSPFFLETGLTCYEPACFESALLAAPAPLAELLDGVSYADNWLAQACADAQGVLADTVVCVFAPNQLAHPQRSSLHHVGSYACDGG; encoded by the coding sequence TTGACGTCCAACTTGCCCATGGTCCACGTCTTCACCTGCAGCGGCCGCTTTCCCAGCTGGGAAGCGCTGCAGGCTTACCTGGCGCCCGCGTACACGGAAGATGGCGATGCCGTGCCGTCGCCATTCTTCCTGGAAACGGGCCTCACGTGTTATGAGCCGGCCTGCTTCGAGAGCGCGCTGCTGGCCGCGCCCGCGCCGCTGGCAGAGTTGCTCGATGGCGTGTCGTATGCGGACAACTGGCTGGCGCAGGCGTGCGCGGACGCGCAGGGTGTGCTGGCCGATACGGTCGTCTGCGTGTTTGCGCCGAATCAACTGGCGCATCCGCAGCGCAGCTCGCTGCACCACGTGGGCAGCTACGCCTGCGACGGCGGCTGA
- a CDS encoding polysaccharide deacetylase family protein: MTSKPIKIAATVVVALAAGAGIYSYTRPAATATPGAPASGSPAAAPHSAVDTAAVASQFRDLLGNFRKIIVLLADEQSLPEGARDEARKVGQALFHENQERIAKLDAALDQLTAPTNPGRFEALDSLLTYIESDPGLYDADRLAFRELLQSMLADVAKDSSLPAIKLHKRISEDLDALGEIERNYEKEIRQIFGNLGQRAIELKRERWDDYVAQLKKLYSREQILKENGIVVPYAVPPAGSMPEAKPAPKKDEAEIFGLGLPKKTIVLTFDDGPHRRYTEEISAILKQYGVPAVFFNVGRNLGSLDAEGHAKLGAGAEVSRKLMKEGYAVGNHSFSHAQLSKQTGDKLKGEILGTDTLLKAISPERAALFRFPYGARNSEGMAALADAHLKSVMWNIDSLDWADPVPSSITNRVLASVDKAGRGIVLFHDIHERTVKALPAVLDKLIAEGYQFAGWDGTSFQVAKTTAPAPEKVPVTTGYANSWAVVIGIDDYAKWPKLQYAVRDAQGIRETLIEKFAFAPERVVTLKNGEATRNNILAAFHDKLAHGGVQKNDRIFVFFAGHGATRKLSSGRDLGYIVPVDSDPAQFATDAIPMTEIQNIAESLTAKHAFFVMDACYSGLGLTRGAGSSSFLRDNAKRIGRQMLTAGGGDQLVADGGPNGHSVFTWTLLQGLAGKGDLNGDGLITATELAAYVAPAVSSVSNQTPAFGSLPGSEGGDFVFELPGETEFLSPNTTQLSTEAIALNSKLDAKPAAASVTVKDLQGGEQKIVTPGAVPTSTRQLAQRANDRGLQLYKEKQYAQAEAQFTEALKLRPDFALAANNLGFVFYKQEKYREAARWFENTVKMDPSRAIAYLNLGDAYAKAGDAAKAKAAYKTYLELAPTVSTAPAVRQKMEKL; this comes from the coding sequence GTGACTTCCAAGCCGATCAAGATCGCCGCCACCGTTGTCGTGGCTCTCGCCGCTGGGGCCGGCATTTATAGCTACACCCGACCGGCCGCCACCGCCACGCCCGGTGCCCCGGCTTCGGGCAGCCCTGCCGCCGCGCCGCATTCCGCCGTCGATACGGCCGCCGTGGCCAGCCAGTTCCGCGACTTGCTGGGCAATTTCCGCAAGATCATCGTGCTGCTGGCCGACGAGCAAAGCTTGCCAGAAGGGGCACGCGACGAAGCCCGTAAAGTGGGGCAGGCGCTGTTCCATGAAAACCAGGAACGCATCGCCAAGCTCGATGCAGCGCTCGATCAATTGACGGCGCCCACGAATCCGGGCCGCTTCGAAGCGCTCGACAGTTTATTGACGTATATCGAATCCGACCCGGGCCTGTACGATGCCGACCGCCTGGCTTTCCGCGAGCTGCTGCAAAGCATGCTGGCCGACGTGGCCAAGGATTCGTCCCTGCCTGCCATCAAGCTGCACAAGCGCATTTCCGAAGACCTCGACGCGCTGGGCGAGATCGAGCGCAATTACGAGAAGGAAATCCGGCAAATCTTCGGCAACCTGGGCCAGCGCGCCATCGAACTCAAGCGCGAACGGTGGGACGATTACGTTGCGCAGCTGAAAAAACTGTACAGCCGCGAACAGATTCTGAAGGAAAATGGCATCGTCGTGCCGTATGCTGTTCCTCCCGCCGGCTCCATGCCCGAAGCCAAGCCGGCGCCAAAAAAAGATGAGGCGGAAATCTTCGGTCTGGGCTTGCCGAAGAAAACCATCGTGCTGACCTTCGACGACGGCCCGCACCGCCGTTACACGGAAGAAATCAGCGCCATTTTGAAACAGTATGGCGTGCCGGCCGTGTTCTTCAATGTGGGACGCAACCTGGGGTCGCTGGACGCGGAAGGCCATGCCAAGCTGGGCGCGGGCGCGGAAGTGAGCCGCAAGTTGATGAAGGAAGGCTATGCCGTGGGCAACCACAGTTTCAGTCACGCACAGTTGTCGAAGCAGACGGGCGACAAGCTGAAAGGCGAAATCCTCGGCACCGACACTTTATTAAAAGCCATCAGCCCCGAGCGGGCCGCGCTGTTCCGCTTTCCGTATGGCGCGCGCAATAGCGAAGGCATGGCCGCGCTGGCCGACGCGCATTTGAAATCCGTGATGTGGAATATCGATTCGCTGGACTGGGCCGACCCCGTGCCCAGCTCGATCACGAACCGCGTGCTGGCGTCCGTCGACAAGGCGGGGCGCGGCATCGTCCTGTTCCACGACATCCACGAACGCACGGTGAAAGCCTTGCCGGCCGTGCTCGACAAGCTGATCGCGGAAGGCTATCAATTTGCGGGCTGGGATGGCACGAGCTTCCAGGTGGCGAAAACCACGGCGCCCGCGCCGGAAAAAGTGCCCGTCACCACGGGCTACGCCAATTCCTGGGCCGTCGTGATCGGCATCGACGATTACGCGAAATGGCCGAAGCTGCAGTATGCGGTGCGCGACGCGCAAGGCATCCGCGAAACCCTGATCGAAAAATTCGCGTTTGCGCCCGAGCGCGTCGTGACCCTGAAAAATGGCGAAGCGACGCGCAACAACATCCTGGCCGCCTTCCATGACAAGCTGGCCCATGGCGGCGTGCAAAAGAATGACCGTATCTTCGTCTTCTTCGCCGGTCACGGCGCCACGCGCAAGCTCAGCTCGGGGCGCGACCTCGGCTACATCGTGCCCGTCGATTCCGACCCGGCGCAGTTCGCCACGGATGCGATTCCGATGACGGAAATCCAGAATATCGCGGAGTCCCTGACGGCCAAACATGCGTTCTTCGTCATGGACGCCTGCTACAGCGGCCTGGGCCTGACGCGCGGCGCCGGTTCCAGCTCTTTCTTGCGCGACAATGCCAAACGCATCGGCCGGCAAATGCTGACGGCCGGCGGCGGCGACCAGCTCGTCGCCGATGGCGGACCGAACGGCCACTCCGTGTTTACGTGGACCCTGCTGCAGGGCTTGGCGGGCAAGGGCGATCTGAACGGTGACGGCCTGATCACGGCCACGGAACTGGCGGCGTATGTAGCGCCGGCCGTGTCCAGCGTCTCGAACCAGACGCCTGCGTTTGGCAGCCTGCCCGGATCGGAAGGGGGCGATTTCGTCTTCGAATTGCCGGGCGAGACGGAATTCCTCAGCCCGAACACGACGCAGCTGTCGACGGAAGCCATTGCCCTGAACAGCAAGCTCGACGCCAAACCGGCGGCGGCCAGCGTGACGGTGAAGGATTTGCAGGGCGGCGAACAGAAGATCGTCACGCCGGGCGCCGTACCGACCTCCACACGCCAGCTGGCCCAGCGGGCCAACGACCGCGGCTTGCAGCTGTACAAGGAGAAACAGTACGCGCAGGCGGAAGCGCAATTTACGGAAGCGCTGAAATTGCGTCCCGACTTCGCGCTGGCGGCCAACAACCTGGGTTTTGTCTTCTACAAGCAGGAAAAATACCGCGAAGCGGCACGCTGGTTTGAAAACACGGTCAAGATGGACCCGTCGCGCGCCATCGCCTACCTGAACCTGGGCGACGCGTATGCCAAAGCCGGCGATGCGGCCAAGGCGAAAGCGGCATATAAAACCTATCTGGAACTGGCGCCGACGGTCTCGACGGCGCCGGCCGTGCGGCAAAAGATGGAGAAGCTGTAA
- a CDS encoding ABC transporter substrate-binding protein — MRRRTVMGGLALLPLAGKAASAAKAAGAPPAALRIASTGFAENGKAELGGIAYRVQQEGWLARELKLRGVRLEWLPVTGDTGATMNEAFASGRIDMAAYGDLPSVILNAGGVRTQVIVPAGRGTDQFLLVPTGSRATSLADLKGKRISVHRGRPWELGLRQLIADQRMSPTDFRLINMDLKPGTAALATGAVDALFMINGYPLEDKGIGRIIWSSKGLPERKMRAELWARRDFTQAHPDIAELVATAWLRAQHWAALDGNREAIIKDGTRNGTPDSVVRRSYDDPGLQWKERWSPLYDDAVYRHYRRVLAFAQEQKLIRQPLTAEELLEPRFVAAGLKKLGLANYWEPAKV, encoded by the coding sequence ATGCGGCGACGCACGGTGATGGGCGGGCTGGCCTTGCTGCCCCTGGCGGGAAAGGCGGCCTCGGCGGCGAAAGCGGCGGGGGCGCCGCCGGCAGCCCTGCGCATCGCCTCGACGGGCTTTGCGGAAAACGGCAAGGCGGAACTGGGCGGCATCGCTTACCGCGTGCAGCAGGAAGGCTGGCTGGCCCGCGAACTCAAGCTGCGCGGCGTGCGGCTGGAATGGCTGCCCGTCACGGGCGACACGGGCGCGACCATGAACGAGGCGTTCGCCAGCGGGCGCATCGACATGGCCGCGTATGGCGACTTGCCGTCCGTCATACTCAACGCGGGCGGCGTGCGCACGCAGGTGATCGTGCCGGCGGGCCGGGGCACGGACCAGTTCCTCTTGGTGCCCACCGGTTCGCGCGCCACCTCGCTGGCCGACCTGAAGGGCAAGCGCATCAGCGTGCACCGGGGCCGGCCGTGGGAACTGGGCTTGCGCCAACTGATTGCCGACCAGCGCATGTCACCCACGGATTTCCGCCTGATCAATATGGATTTGAAGCCGGGCACGGCCGCGCTGGCCACGGGCGCCGTCGACGCCTTGTTCATGATCAATGGCTATCCGCTGGAAGACAAGGGTATCGGCCGCATCATCTGGTCCAGCAAGGGCTTGCCGGAGAGGAAAATGCGGGCGGAACTGTGGGCGCGGCGCGACTTTACGCAAGCCCATCCCGATATCGCCGAACTGGTGGCCACGGCCTGGCTGCGGGCCCAGCACTGGGCGGCGCTCGATGGCAACCGCGAGGCGATCATCAAGGATGGTACGCGCAACGGCACACCGGACAGCGTGGTGCGGCGCAGCTACGACGATCCGGGCCTGCAGTGGAAGGAGCGCTGGTCGCCCCTGTACGACGACGCCGTGTACCGCCATTACCGCCGGGTGCTGGCGTTTGCGCAGGAGCAAAAGCTGATCCGCCAGCCGTTGACGGCGGAAGAGTTGCTGGAACCGCGTTTCGTGGCGGCCGGCTTGAAAAAGCTGGGCCTGGCCAATTACTGGGAGCCGGCCAAGGTGTAG
- a CDS encoding ABC transporter substrate-binding protein — MSNESQAANQALDTLWYTRCPVPTGLGISLQQGWLEEALRADGTSLRSLRESEQEAVRESHFDHTLQNSVRHGGNIPALWARAAGRDTRVIGLSWSDETQLILTLPGSGIETVRDLKGRRFGLPLWARAQIDFARAQALRGLENALSLEGLTVADVELVDYVIQAGQSEMPPERGAATNLFSGARRGGQSPELLGLLRGEVDAIFLKGASAAQLAQQFGLHTVIDTGSHPEPLIRANNGTPRTLSVDAHLLDHHFSSAVTLVEQVLRAEAWARGHADDTRRFLARESNASEHWVQVAYGKDAHLRLDTDLAETSIAGLQDFSDFLFRWNFLPSKVDVRAWIDPRPFDAALAQTRRAA, encoded by the coding sequence ATGAGCAATGAAAGTCAGGCAGCAAACCAAGCACTCGACACCCTGTGGTACACGCGCTGTCCCGTCCCCACGGGCCTGGGCATTTCCCTGCAGCAGGGCTGGCTGGAAGAAGCCTTGCGCGCCGATGGCACCAGCTTGCGCTCCTTGCGTGAATCGGAGCAGGAAGCCGTGCGCGAATCGCATTTCGACCATACCTTGCAAAATTCCGTGCGCCACGGCGGCAATATTCCCGCCCTGTGGGCCAGGGCGGCGGGGCGCGACACGCGCGTCATCGGCCTGTCGTGGTCTGACGAGACGCAGCTGATCCTGACTCTTCCCGGCAGCGGCATCGAGACGGTGCGCGACTTGAAGGGCCGGCGCTTCGGCTTGCCTCTGTGGGCCAGGGCGCAGATCGATTTTGCGCGTGCGCAAGCCTTGCGCGGGCTGGAAAACGCGCTGAGCCTGGAAGGCTTGACGGTTGCCGACGTGGAACTGGTCGATTACGTCATTCAAGCGGGCCAGAGCGAAATGCCGCCGGAACGGGGCGCGGCGACGAATCTGTTCAGCGGTGCGCGGCGCGGCGGGCAAAGCCCGGAACTGCTGGGGCTGCTACGGGGCGAGGTCGACGCCATCTTCCTGAAAGGCGCTTCGGCCGCCCAGCTGGCGCAGCAGTTCGGCTTGCACACAGTGATCGACACGGGCAGCCATCCGGAGCCCTTGATCCGCGCCAACAATGGCACGCCGCGCACTCTGAGCGTCGATGCGCACTTGCTCGACCATCATTTCAGCTCGGCCGTCACCCTGGTCGAGCAAGTGCTGCGGGCCGAAGCATGGGCGCGCGGTCACGCGGACGACACGCGGCGTTTTCTGGCGCGCGAATCGAATGCCAGCGAGCACTGGGTGCAAGTGGCCTACGGCAAGGATGCCCATCTGCGCCTGGACACGGATCTGGCGGAAACGTCGATCGCGGGCTTGCAGGATTTCAGCGACTTTTTGTTCCGCTGGAACTTCCTGCCCAGCAAGGTCGACGTGCGCGCGTGGATCGATCCCCGTCCTTTCGACGCGGCGCTGGCGCAGACGCGCCGCGCGGCCTGA